In Chanodichthys erythropterus isolate Z2021 chromosome 7, ASM2448905v1, whole genome shotgun sequence, a genomic segment contains:
- the LOC137022884 gene encoding nuclear apoptosis-inducing factor 1-like has product MAKASGKKRNFTESELEVLLSEVETRKNILFGTLSSGINNKRKKYEWESLADAVNAVGSESRTVNDLKKKWSDIKVDVKRRTAAHRPRVGRTGGGKGVDELTPFEQRVASIIGDTLLSGVVSAAVGDSDLLQDCHEDSYGATAGTSTGTHSESAPPEQPAPTVASISSVSGVSGAPPSAEARPSGRVLTHAVLESQQQIVMAIGEINSHLKNITDALTDISHSLKELVKK; this is encoded by the exons ATGGCTAAAGCAAGCGGCAAGAAACGAAACTTTACAGAAAGTGAATTGGAGGTGCTACTATCAGAGGTAGAAacgagaaaaaatattttatttggaacTTTGTCCTCCGGAATTAAtaacaaaaggaaaaaatatgAGTGGGAGAGTTTGGCTGATGCCGTCAATGCGGTGGGATCTGAAAGTCGCACTGTAAATGATCTTAAAAAGAAATGGTCTGATATAAAGGTGGACGTTAAACGGAGAACTGCTGCGCACCGACCACGTGTGGGCAGAACAGGCGGTGGTAAAGGGGTCGATGAACTTACACCCTTTGAGCAGAGAGTTGCCTCTATTATAGGTGACACTTTACTCTCTGGAGTAGTATCTGCTGCTGTGGGAGACTCGGATTTACTGCAGGACTGCCACGAAG ACTCATATGGTGCAACAGCCGGAACATCCACTGGCACGCACTCGGAATCCGCCCCTCCTGAGCAGCCAGCGCCCACTGTGGCCAGCATCTCCAGTGTTTCTGGAGTTTCCGGTGCTCCCCCCAGTGCTGAGGCCCGTCCGTCTGGCCGTGTCTTGACGCATGCAGTTCTGGAGTCACAACAGCAAATCGTTATGGCCATTGGAGAAATTAACAGTCACCTGAAAAATATCACTGACGCACTCACAGACATAAGCCACTCATTAAAGGAATTGGTCAAAAAATGA